A region of Salvia splendens isolate huo1 chromosome 17, SspV2, whole genome shotgun sequence DNA encodes the following proteins:
- the LOC121774722 gene encoding DNA ligase 6 isoform X2 — protein sequence MSKPPEPLNLTTAALHCAALSSLSLPPPPPPTCPLTSPPASLPYSKFIPHSRFIVDGFKHADPNFSLSYFLSHFHSDHYTGLSPHWTTGIIYCSATTATLLHQILHIPRQLISPLPLAQKVLIDGSEVYLVDANHCPGAVQFLFKVPTTSGGGDFRYVHTGDFRYSKEMKNENAISEFIGADAVFLDTTYCNPKFVFPSQEESIDYIIGVIERLRFENAKNVLFLVATYVIGKERILLEISRRCKRKIHVNERKMAILRALELGETGVFTLDESESDVHVVGWNVLGETWPYFRPNFTKIGEIMSERGYSKVVGFVPTGWTYELKRNKFSVRTKDSFEIHLVPYSEHSNYDELREYVKFLKPKRVIPTVGADVEKIDIKHANAMQKHFAGLVDEMAIKQEFLMSFARGGAKAVDEGKDIPSRSDDVIIEEKKDAPSSASHCCTDMEQESDRRSPCPQQEHKQSDSEDIRKDCLEKSAQDMKDCLPSWVTLSQILDLLESSGGNVVEAVSNFYEHETEFHEQVRPGVLVSCAFDEGPETKPASPIKSIVKTDHSETVPLSQSFKLPSPKSIKKTANSPGKRKRNLDNKGTKKARVGLTRNINDSKQSTITKFFKNKLPVVSEETKVDVEFSDCCNDKKKFPAEVTELYKDEVDQFIQLVNDGGESLRSYAASLLEKTKGDINMALDTYYNNHASTANDSKENLLGNDKFKESECTSRISSMEGHAEQRNTVEIKPDIIFPNLSKDNLSVDCVSLPLERYSPIEHACWRKGQPAPYIHIARTFDLVKEEKGRNKAISMMCNMFRSLLALSPEDVLPAMYLCTNRIAPEHENTELNIGGGIVVSALEEACGTNKSKIKNLYDSLGDLGDVAQLCRQTQSLLSPPAALTIRQVYSVLRKISVQTGSGSTSRKKSLIVNLMCSCREKEMKFLVRTLVRNLRIGAMMRTILPALAQAVVMHYKGTAENLKEDIQRLSSAVVEAYNIVPNLDLLIPSLVEKGIQFSSSTISMVPGIPIKPMLAKYDGQRAQIHRSADGSIRVFSRNGDETTSRFPDLVQIVVDSCVPATGAFILDAEVVAIDRNNDRRLMSFQELSTRERGSKDSMVDVDKIKVDICVFVFDIMFASGEQLLDRPLRVRRKYLQDLFGEERPGYFEYAKEMTIESQDAFSNNEATTDRMSSFLSDAIHSSCEGIMVKSLDVDSGYAPSKRSDAWLKVKRDYVEGLSDSLDLVPIGAWYGNGRKAGWFSPFQMACYNPDTEEFQSVCRVMSGFSDAFYKEMKDFFTGDRILSKKPSYYGTAETPDMWFSAELVWQIKGADFTVSPVHHAALGLVHPSRGISVRFPRFIRSVTDRKPEDCSTACDIADMFRLQTRKMDVGIKK from the exons ATGTccaaaccgccggaaccgctcAACTTAACCACCGCCGCCCTCCACTGCGCCGCCCTATCCTCCCTCTCTCTTCCGCCCCCGCCACCCCCTACTTGCCCCCTCACCTCTCCCCCAGCTTCCCTCCCTTACTCCAAATTCATTCCCCATTCCCGCTTCATCGTCGATGGCTTCAAACACGCCGACCCCAATTTCTCCCTCTCTTACTTCCTCTCCCACTTCCACTCCGATCACTACACCGGCCTATCCCCGCACTGGACCACTGGAATCATCTATTGCTCAGCCACCACCGCCACGCTCCTCCACCAAATCCTCCACATTCCCCGCCAATTGATTTCCCCCCTTCCTCTCGCCCAAAAAGTACTAATCGATGGCTCCGAAGTCTACCTCGTCGACGCCAACCACTGCCCCGGCGCAGTTCAGTTCCTATTCAAGGTGCCGACCACCTCTGGCGGCGGTGATTTTAGGTATGTGCACACTGGTGATTTTAGGTATTCTAAGGAAATGAAGAACGAAAATGCGATCTCTGAATTTATTGGTGCTGATGCTGTGTTTCTGGATACGACCTATTGTAATCCGAAATTTGTATTTCCGAGTCAGGAGGAGTCGATTGATTATATTATTGGGGTGATTGAGAGGCTTAGATTTGAGAATGCGAAGAATGTGCTGTTTTTGGTTGCTACGTATGTTATTGGGAAGGAGAGGATTTTGTTGGAGATTTCTCGGAGGTGTAAGAGGAAGATTCATGTGAATGAGAGGAAGATGGCAATTTTACGCGCGTTGGAATTGGGAGAGACGGGAGTTTTTACACTGGATGAGTCTGAGAGCGATGTTCATGTCGTTGGTTGGAATGTGTTGGGCGAGACATGGCCATATTTTCGACCTAACTTCACGAAGATCGGTGAGATTATGAGTGAGAGAGGTTATTCGAAGGTTGTAGGCTTTGTTCCGACTGGGTGGACGTACGAACTCAAGCGAAATAAATTCTCAGTGAGAACTAAGGACTCATTTGAGATTCATCTAGTTCCATATAGCGAGCATTCTAACTATGATGAGCTTAGAGAGTATGTGAAGTTTTTGAAGCCAAAGCGTGTTATCCCCACAGTTGGTGCTGATGTTGAAAAAATTGACATCAAGCATGCCAATGCAATGCAAAAGCATTTTGCTGGTTTGGTTGATGAAATGGCCATCAAGCAGGAATTTTTGATGAGCTTTGCTCGTGGTGGGGCGAAGGCAGTGGATGAAGGGAAGGATATACCTTCCAGGTCTGATGATGTaataatagaagaaaaaaaggatGCCCCTTCCTCTGCATCACATTGTTGTACTGACATGGAACAGGAGAGTGACAGGAGATCTCCGTGTCCTCAACAGGAACATAAGCAAAGTGATTCAGAAGATATCAGAAAAGATTGTTTGGAGAAATCTGCACAGGATATGAAGGACTGCCTGCCCAGTTGGGTCACTCTATCTCAGATATTGGACTTACTTGAAAGTTCAGGTGGAAATGTTgttgaagcagtttctaatttTTATGAGCATGAAACGGAATTTCATGAACAGGTCCGTCCTGGTGTATTGGTCTCTTGTGCTTTTGATGAAGGTCCAGAAACTAAACCAGCTTCGCCCATTAAATCTATTGTCAAGACTGATCACTCGGAGACTGTTCCTCTGAGTCAGAGTTTTAAATTACCTAGTCCTAAGAGTATAAAGAAAACCGCTAATTCTCCAGGCAAAAGGAAGAGAAACCTTGATAACAAGGGTACAAAGAAAGCAAGAGTTGGTTTAACCCGGAATATTAATGATTCAAAACAGTCTACCATAACCAAATTCTTTAAAAACAAATTGCCTGTTGTCTCTGAAGAGACCAAAGTTGACGTTGAATTTAGTGATTGTTgcaatgataaaaaaaagtttcccGCTGAGGTTACTGAGTTGTACAAAGATGAGGTGGATCAGTTTATTCAGCTTGTGAATGATGGTGGTGAATCATTAAGAAGCTATGCAGCATCACTTCTTGAGAAGACCAAAGGAGACATCAATATGGCTCTGGATACATATTACAATAACCATGCTAGCACTGCCAATGACAGTAAAGAAAATTTGCTGGGTAATGATAAATTCAAAGAGTCTGAGTGTACAAGTAGAATCTCCTCCATGGAAGGTCATGCTGAACAGAGGAACACTGTTGAAATCAAGCCTGATATTATTTTCCCTAATTTATCAAAGGACAATCTTTCTGTAGATTGTGTATCTCTGCCACTTGAGCGTTATTCCCCTATTGAACATG CATGCTGGAGGAAAGGACAACCTGCTCCATACATTCATATAGCCCGTACTTTTGATTTGGTTAAAGAAGAAAAGGGCAGGAATAAAGCTATATCAATGATGTGTAACATGTTTAGGAG TTTATTGGCCCTTTCACCAGAGGATGTTCTTCCTGCTATGTATTTGTGCACAAATAGGATTGCTCCTGAGCATGAAAATACG GAACTGAATATTGGTGGTGGCATTGTTGTTTCTGCCCTTGAAGAGGCTTGTGGGACTAACAAATCAAAAATAAAGAATCTTTATGATAGCCTTGGTGATCTTG GTGATGTTGCTCAGCTTTGCCGGCAAACACAATCACTACTCTCTCCTCCAGCAGCGCTTACAATCCGGCAAGTGTATTCTGTCTTACGGAAGATAAG TGTACAAACAGGTAGTGGCAGTACAAGCCGGAAGAAAAGCCTCATTGTGAATCTCATGTGCTCATGTAGAGAGAAGGAGATGAAATTTCTCGTCAGAACTCTG GTTAGGAACTTAAGAATTGGAGCTATGATGCGAACTATTCTTCCTGCTTTAGCCCAGGCCGTTGTAATGCATTATAAAGGAACAGCTGAAAACTTGAAGGAAGACATTCAG CGTCTCTCAAGTGCTGTAGTTGAAGCATACAACATAGTTCCGAACTTG GATTTACTCATCCCATCTCTGGTGGAAAAAGGGATCCAGTTTTCTTCATCAACCATATCAATGGTGCCTGGCATACCAATCAAGCCAATGCTTGCAAA ATATGATGGCCAGCGCGCTCAAATTCATAGATCTGCAGACGGTTCTATACGTGTCTTCTCGAGGAATGGTGATGAAACTACATCAAGATTCCCAGATTTAGTTCAGATAGTCGTCGACTCTTGTGTGCCTGCTACTGGAGCATTTATTTTGGATGCTGAG GTGGTTGCAATTGATCGAAATAATGATCGGAGGCTAATGTCATTTCAAGAGCTATCAACCAGGGAGAGAGGGAGTAAGGATTCCATGGTTGACGTAGATAAAATCAAG GTTGACATATGCGTTTTTGTCTTTGACATTATGTTTGCAAGTGGAGAGCA GTTATTGGATCGGCCCCTGCGTGTAAGGCGGAAAT ATTTGCAGGATTTATTTGGTGAAGAGAGACCAGGTTATTTCGAATATGCTAAAGAAATGACT ATCGAATCCCAAGATGCTTTTTCAAATAATGAAGCTACAACAGATAGGATGAGCAGTTTTCTATCAGACGCCATTCACTCCTCATGTGAAGGGATCATGGTTAAATCTCTTGATGTTGATTCTGGGTATGCTCCATCAAAGCGTTCCGATGCCTGGTTGAAG GTAAAAAGAGATTATGTTGAAGGGCTAAGTGATTCCTTGGACTTGGTACCTATAGGTGCTTGGTATGGGAATGGAAGAAAAGCAGGATG GTTCAGTCCGTTTCAAATGGCGTGCTACAATCCCGATACTGAAGAGTTCCAGAGCGTCTGCCGGGTCATGTCAGGATTTTCAGATGCTTTTTACAAAGAG ATGAAAGACTTCTTCACTGGAGACAGAATTCTTTCGAAAAAGCCATCATACTATGGAACAGCAGAAACACCCGACATGTGGTTTTCTGCGGAACTCGTGTGGCAGATAAAGGGCGCAGACTTCACGGTTTCACCGGTTCATCATGCTGCCCTTGGTTTAGTCCATCCATCGCGTGGTATTTCAGTTAGATTTCCTAGATTTATTCGATCTGTCACGGACAGAAAGCCTGAAGATTGCAGCACAGCTTGTGATATAGCTGATATGTTCAGGTTGCAGACCAGAAAAATGGATGTAGGAATAAAAAAATGA
- the LOC121774722 gene encoding DNA ligase 6 isoform X1 — translation MSKPPEPLNLTTAALHCAALSSLSLPPPPPPTCPLTSPPASLPYSKFIPHSRFIVDGFKHADPNFSLSYFLSHFHSDHYTGLSPHWTTGIIYCSATTATLLHQILHIPRQLISPLPLAQKVLIDGSEVYLVDANHCPGAVQFLFKVPTTSGGGDFRYVHTGDFRYSKEMKNENAISEFIGADAVFLDTTYCNPKFVFPSQEESIDYIIGVIERLRFENAKNVLFLVATYVIGKERILLEISRRCKRKIHVNERKMAILRALELGETGVFTLDESESDVHVVGWNVLGETWPYFRPNFTKIGEIMSERGYSKVVGFVPTGWTYELKRNKFSVRTKDSFEIHLVPYSEHSNYDELREYVKFLKPKRVIPTVGADVEKIDIKHANAMQKHFAGLVDEMAIKQEFLMSFARGGAKAVDEGKDIPSRSDDVIIEEKKDAPSSASHCCTDMEQESDRRSPCPQQEHKQSDSEDIRKDCLEKSAQDMKDCLPSWVTLSQILDLLESSGGNVVEAVSNFYEHETEFHEQVRPGVLVSCAFDEGPETKPASPIKSIVKTDHSETVPLSQSFKLPSPKSIKKTANSPGKRKRNLDNKGTKKARVGLTRNINDSKQSTITKFFKNKLPVVSEETKVDVEFSDCCNDKKKFPAEVTELYKDEVDQFIQLVNDGGESLRSYAASLLEKTKGDINMALDTYYNNHASTANDSKENLLGNDKFKESECTSRISSMEGHAEQRNTVEIKPDIIFPNLSKDNLSVDCVSLPLERYSPIEHACWRKGQPAPYIHIARTFDLVKEEKGRNKAISMMCNMFRSLLALSPEDVLPAMYLCTNRIAPEHENTELNIGGGIVVSALEEACGTNKSKIKNLYDSLGDLGDVAQLCRQTQSLLSPPAALTIRQVYSVLRKISVQTGSGSTSRKKSLIVNLMCSCREKEMKFLVRTLVRNLRIGAMMRTILPALAQAVVMHYKGTAENLKEDIQRLSSAVVEAYNIVPNLDLLIPSLVEKGIQFSSSTISMVPGIPIKPMLAKINNGVLEVLKIFQNRAFTCEYKYDGQRAQIHRSADGSIRVFSRNGDETTSRFPDLVQIVVDSCVPATGAFILDAEVVAIDRNNDRRLMSFQELSTRERGSKDSMVDVDKIKVDICVFVFDIMFASGEQLLDRPLRVRRKYLQDLFGEERPGYFEYAKEMTIESQDAFSNNEATTDRMSSFLSDAIHSSCEGIMVKSLDVDSGYAPSKRSDAWLKVKRDYVEGLSDSLDLVPIGAWYGNGRKAGWFSPFQMACYNPDTEEFQSVCRVMSGFSDAFYKEMKDFFTGDRILSKKPSYYGTAETPDMWFSAELVWQIKGADFTVSPVHHAALGLVHPSRGISVRFPRFIRSVTDRKPEDCSTACDIADMFRLQTRKMDVGIKK, via the exons ATGTccaaaccgccggaaccgctcAACTTAACCACCGCCGCCCTCCACTGCGCCGCCCTATCCTCCCTCTCTCTTCCGCCCCCGCCACCCCCTACTTGCCCCCTCACCTCTCCCCCAGCTTCCCTCCCTTACTCCAAATTCATTCCCCATTCCCGCTTCATCGTCGATGGCTTCAAACACGCCGACCCCAATTTCTCCCTCTCTTACTTCCTCTCCCACTTCCACTCCGATCACTACACCGGCCTATCCCCGCACTGGACCACTGGAATCATCTATTGCTCAGCCACCACCGCCACGCTCCTCCACCAAATCCTCCACATTCCCCGCCAATTGATTTCCCCCCTTCCTCTCGCCCAAAAAGTACTAATCGATGGCTCCGAAGTCTACCTCGTCGACGCCAACCACTGCCCCGGCGCAGTTCAGTTCCTATTCAAGGTGCCGACCACCTCTGGCGGCGGTGATTTTAGGTATGTGCACACTGGTGATTTTAGGTATTCTAAGGAAATGAAGAACGAAAATGCGATCTCTGAATTTATTGGTGCTGATGCTGTGTTTCTGGATACGACCTATTGTAATCCGAAATTTGTATTTCCGAGTCAGGAGGAGTCGATTGATTATATTATTGGGGTGATTGAGAGGCTTAGATTTGAGAATGCGAAGAATGTGCTGTTTTTGGTTGCTACGTATGTTATTGGGAAGGAGAGGATTTTGTTGGAGATTTCTCGGAGGTGTAAGAGGAAGATTCATGTGAATGAGAGGAAGATGGCAATTTTACGCGCGTTGGAATTGGGAGAGACGGGAGTTTTTACACTGGATGAGTCTGAGAGCGATGTTCATGTCGTTGGTTGGAATGTGTTGGGCGAGACATGGCCATATTTTCGACCTAACTTCACGAAGATCGGTGAGATTATGAGTGAGAGAGGTTATTCGAAGGTTGTAGGCTTTGTTCCGACTGGGTGGACGTACGAACTCAAGCGAAATAAATTCTCAGTGAGAACTAAGGACTCATTTGAGATTCATCTAGTTCCATATAGCGAGCATTCTAACTATGATGAGCTTAGAGAGTATGTGAAGTTTTTGAAGCCAAAGCGTGTTATCCCCACAGTTGGTGCTGATGTTGAAAAAATTGACATCAAGCATGCCAATGCAATGCAAAAGCATTTTGCTGGTTTGGTTGATGAAATGGCCATCAAGCAGGAATTTTTGATGAGCTTTGCTCGTGGTGGGGCGAAGGCAGTGGATGAAGGGAAGGATATACCTTCCAGGTCTGATGATGTaataatagaagaaaaaaaggatGCCCCTTCCTCTGCATCACATTGTTGTACTGACATGGAACAGGAGAGTGACAGGAGATCTCCGTGTCCTCAACAGGAACATAAGCAAAGTGATTCAGAAGATATCAGAAAAGATTGTTTGGAGAAATCTGCACAGGATATGAAGGACTGCCTGCCCAGTTGGGTCACTCTATCTCAGATATTGGACTTACTTGAAAGTTCAGGTGGAAATGTTgttgaagcagtttctaatttTTATGAGCATGAAACGGAATTTCATGAACAGGTCCGTCCTGGTGTATTGGTCTCTTGTGCTTTTGATGAAGGTCCAGAAACTAAACCAGCTTCGCCCATTAAATCTATTGTCAAGACTGATCACTCGGAGACTGTTCCTCTGAGTCAGAGTTTTAAATTACCTAGTCCTAAGAGTATAAAGAAAACCGCTAATTCTCCAGGCAAAAGGAAGAGAAACCTTGATAACAAGGGTACAAAGAAAGCAAGAGTTGGTTTAACCCGGAATATTAATGATTCAAAACAGTCTACCATAACCAAATTCTTTAAAAACAAATTGCCTGTTGTCTCTGAAGAGACCAAAGTTGACGTTGAATTTAGTGATTGTTgcaatgataaaaaaaagtttcccGCTGAGGTTACTGAGTTGTACAAAGATGAGGTGGATCAGTTTATTCAGCTTGTGAATGATGGTGGTGAATCATTAAGAAGCTATGCAGCATCACTTCTTGAGAAGACCAAAGGAGACATCAATATGGCTCTGGATACATATTACAATAACCATGCTAGCACTGCCAATGACAGTAAAGAAAATTTGCTGGGTAATGATAAATTCAAAGAGTCTGAGTGTACAAGTAGAATCTCCTCCATGGAAGGTCATGCTGAACAGAGGAACACTGTTGAAATCAAGCCTGATATTATTTTCCCTAATTTATCAAAGGACAATCTTTCTGTAGATTGTGTATCTCTGCCACTTGAGCGTTATTCCCCTATTGAACATG CATGCTGGAGGAAAGGACAACCTGCTCCATACATTCATATAGCCCGTACTTTTGATTTGGTTAAAGAAGAAAAGGGCAGGAATAAAGCTATATCAATGATGTGTAACATGTTTAGGAG TTTATTGGCCCTTTCACCAGAGGATGTTCTTCCTGCTATGTATTTGTGCACAAATAGGATTGCTCCTGAGCATGAAAATACG GAACTGAATATTGGTGGTGGCATTGTTGTTTCTGCCCTTGAAGAGGCTTGTGGGACTAACAAATCAAAAATAAAGAATCTTTATGATAGCCTTGGTGATCTTG GTGATGTTGCTCAGCTTTGCCGGCAAACACAATCACTACTCTCTCCTCCAGCAGCGCTTACAATCCGGCAAGTGTATTCTGTCTTACGGAAGATAAG TGTACAAACAGGTAGTGGCAGTACAAGCCGGAAGAAAAGCCTCATTGTGAATCTCATGTGCTCATGTAGAGAGAAGGAGATGAAATTTCTCGTCAGAACTCTG GTTAGGAACTTAAGAATTGGAGCTATGATGCGAACTATTCTTCCTGCTTTAGCCCAGGCCGTTGTAATGCATTATAAAGGAACAGCTGAAAACTTGAAGGAAGACATTCAG CGTCTCTCAAGTGCTGTAGTTGAAGCATACAACATAGTTCCGAACTTG GATTTACTCATCCCATCTCTGGTGGAAAAAGGGATCCAGTTTTCTTCATCAACCATATCAATGGTGCCTGGCATACCAATCAAGCCAATGCTTGCAAA AATCAATAATGGAGTGCTGGAGGTGCTGAAAATCTTCCAAAACAGAGCATTCACATGTGAATATAA ATATGATGGCCAGCGCGCTCAAATTCATAGATCTGCAGACGGTTCTATACGTGTCTTCTCGAGGAATGGTGATGAAACTACATCAAGATTCCCAGATTTAGTTCAGATAGTCGTCGACTCTTGTGTGCCTGCTACTGGAGCATTTATTTTGGATGCTGAG GTGGTTGCAATTGATCGAAATAATGATCGGAGGCTAATGTCATTTCAAGAGCTATCAACCAGGGAGAGAGGGAGTAAGGATTCCATGGTTGACGTAGATAAAATCAAG GTTGACATATGCGTTTTTGTCTTTGACATTATGTTTGCAAGTGGAGAGCA GTTATTGGATCGGCCCCTGCGTGTAAGGCGGAAAT ATTTGCAGGATTTATTTGGTGAAGAGAGACCAGGTTATTTCGAATATGCTAAAGAAATGACT ATCGAATCCCAAGATGCTTTTTCAAATAATGAAGCTACAACAGATAGGATGAGCAGTTTTCTATCAGACGCCATTCACTCCTCATGTGAAGGGATCATGGTTAAATCTCTTGATGTTGATTCTGGGTATGCTCCATCAAAGCGTTCCGATGCCTGGTTGAAG GTAAAAAGAGATTATGTTGAAGGGCTAAGTGATTCCTTGGACTTGGTACCTATAGGTGCTTGGTATGGGAATGGAAGAAAAGCAGGATG GTTCAGTCCGTTTCAAATGGCGTGCTACAATCCCGATACTGAAGAGTTCCAGAGCGTCTGCCGGGTCATGTCAGGATTTTCAGATGCTTTTTACAAAGAG ATGAAAGACTTCTTCACTGGAGACAGAATTCTTTCGAAAAAGCCATCATACTATGGAACAGCAGAAACACCCGACATGTGGTTTTCTGCGGAACTCGTGTGGCAGATAAAGGGCGCAGACTTCACGGTTTCACCGGTTCATCATGCTGCCCTTGGTTTAGTCCATCCATCGCGTGGTATTTCAGTTAGATTTCCTAGATTTATTCGATCTGTCACGGACAGAAAGCCTGAAGATTGCAGCACAGCTTGTGATATAGCTGATATGTTCAGGTTGCAGACCAGAAAAATGGATGTAGGAATAAAAAAATGA